The following proteins are encoded in a genomic region of Cellulomonas sp. ES6:
- a CDS encoding phage holin family protein — translation MGKAEDETRRPGLFSRLAEPLAERTRERIEHVEDRVRRSIQSEIDAVSRSVRARAVQVRPSAIAFAVALLLTVFGLALLVTAGVVALALVLPLWLSALLAGVLLVLVAAGCAAWGRSKLPQPVRVAPAGTTPAPDAEELVHPWTD, via the coding sequence GTGGGCAAGGCCGAGGACGAGACCCGTCGGCCCGGGCTGTTCAGCAGGCTCGCCGAGCCGCTCGCGGAGCGGACCCGCGAGCGCATCGAGCACGTCGAGGACCGCGTGCGGCGCTCGATCCAGTCGGAGATCGACGCCGTCAGTCGCTCCGTGCGGGCACGGGCCGTGCAGGTGCGCCCCAGCGCCATCGCGTTCGCCGTCGCGCTGCTGCTGACCGTGTTCGGCCTCGCCCTGCTCGTCACCGCCGGCGTGGTCGCGCTGGCCCTGGTGCTGCCGCTGTGGCTGTCCGCGCTGCTGGCCGGCGTGCTGCTCGTCCTCGTCGCCGCCGGGTGCGCCGCGTGGGGCCGCAGCAAGCTGCCGCAGCCCGTCCGCGTGGCGCCGGCCGGCACCACCCCGGCGCCCGACGCCGAGGAGCTCGTGCACCCCTGGACGGACTGA
- the crcB gene encoding fluoride efflux transporter CrcB → MTGALLVALAGGAGAAARFWVDGTIRARGRTVLPVATVTVNVTGSFLIGLVAGAHVYLGLPATWQLLLATGFCGGYTTFSAAAVETVRLVQAGERGRAVANLLGTAVLTVAAAAAGTVVMALAGR, encoded by the coding sequence GTGACGGGCGCCCTGCTCGTCGCGCTGGCCGGCGGGGCGGGCGCCGCGGCGCGGTTCTGGGTGGACGGCACCATCCGCGCACGCGGCCGGACCGTGCTGCCCGTCGCGACCGTGACCGTGAACGTCACCGGCTCGTTCCTCATCGGGCTGGTGGCGGGGGCGCACGTCTACCTGGGCCTGCCCGCGACGTGGCAGCTCCTGCTGGCGACCGGCTTCTGCGGGGGGTACACGACGTTCTCCGCGGCCGCGGTCGAGACGGTGCGGCTCGTGCAGGCGGGTGAGCGGGGCCGGGCGGTGGCCAACCTGCTCGGCACGGCCGTGCTGACGGTCGCGGCGGCCGCCGCCGGCACCGTCGTGATGGCGCTCGCGGGCCGCTGA
- the purF gene encoding amidophosphoribosyltransferase, with the protein MAPRGDGLLNHDLLPNEKGPQDACGVFGVWAPGEEVAKLTYFGLYALQHRGQESAGIATSNGEQLLVYKDMGLVSQVFDETALNALHGHIAVGHARYSTTGGSTWENAQPTLGATAGGTVALAHNGNLTNTAELVDLVAERYGAQRRGELARGNTTDTALVTALFAGDQDHTLEATALEVLPRLRGAFSLVWMDEHTLYAARDPQGVRPLVLGRLERGWVVASETPALDIVGASFVREIEPGELVAIDADGLRTQRFTERQQRAGCVFEYVYLARPDTTISGRSVHAARVEMGRRLAQEHPVEADLVIPVPESGTPAAVGYAQASGIPFGQGLTKNAYVGRTFIQPSQTLRQLGIRLKLNPLREVIRGKRLVVVDDSIVRGNTQRALIRMLREAGAAEVHVRISSPPVKWPCFYGIDFASRAELIANGLAVEEIGASLGADSLGYISMDGMIAATEQPASQLCTACFTGTYPIELPSQDRLGKHLLEQNELPLGPPEDGLATLVQGTGGSNALEHP; encoded by the coding sequence GTGGCCCCCCGCGGAGACGGACTGCTGAACCACGACCTCCTGCCGAACGAGAAGGGACCCCAGGACGCGTGCGGCGTCTTCGGGGTCTGGGCTCCCGGTGAGGAGGTCGCGAAGCTCACCTACTTCGGGCTGTACGCCCTGCAGCACCGCGGGCAGGAGTCCGCGGGCATCGCGACGTCCAACGGCGAGCAGCTGCTCGTCTACAAGGACATGGGCCTGGTCTCGCAGGTCTTCGACGAGACAGCGCTGAACGCCCTGCACGGCCACATCGCCGTCGGGCACGCGCGGTACTCCACGACCGGCGGCAGCACGTGGGAGAACGCGCAGCCCACGCTCGGCGCGACCGCCGGCGGCACCGTCGCGCTGGCGCACAACGGCAACCTGACCAACACCGCCGAGCTCGTCGACCTGGTCGCGGAGCGGTACGGCGCGCAGCGGCGCGGCGAGCTCGCGCGGGGCAACACCACCGACACCGCGCTGGTGACGGCGCTGTTCGCGGGCGACCAGGACCACACGCTCGAGGCCACCGCCCTGGAGGTGCTCCCGCGGCTGCGCGGCGCGTTCAGCCTCGTGTGGATGGACGAGCACACGCTGTACGCCGCGCGCGACCCGCAGGGTGTGCGGCCGCTGGTGCTCGGCCGGCTGGAGCGCGGCTGGGTCGTGGCGTCGGAGACCCCCGCGCTCGACATCGTCGGCGCGTCGTTCGTCCGGGAGATCGAGCCCGGCGAGCTGGTCGCGATCGACGCCGACGGCCTGCGCACGCAGCGGTTCACCGAGCGCCAGCAGCGCGCGGGCTGCGTCTTCGAGTACGTCTACCTGGCCCGGCCCGACACCACGATCTCCGGCCGGTCCGTGCACGCGGCGCGCGTCGAGATGGGTCGCCGGCTGGCGCAGGAGCACCCGGTCGAGGCCGACCTCGTCATCCCGGTCCCGGAGTCCGGCACCCCTGCGGCGGTCGGCTACGCGCAGGCGTCCGGCATCCCGTTCGGGCAGGGGCTGACCAAGAACGCCTACGTGGGTCGGACGTTCATCCAGCCCTCGCAGACGCTGCGCCAGCTCGGCATCCGGCTCAAGCTCAACCCGCTGCGGGAGGTCATCCGCGGCAAGCGCCTCGTGGTCGTGGACGACTCGATCGTGCGCGGCAACACCCAGCGTGCGCTGATCCGGATGCTGCGCGAGGCCGGCGCCGCCGAGGTGCACGTGCGGATCAGCAGCCCGCCGGTGAAGTGGCCCTGCTTCTACGGCATCGACTTCGCGTCCCGCGCCGAGCTGATCGCCAACGGCCTGGCCGTGGAGGAGATCGGCGCGTCGCTCGGGGCCGACTCGCTCGGCTACATCTCGATGGACGGCATGATCGCCGCGACGGAGCAGCCTGCCTCGCAGCTGTGCACCGCCTGCTTCACCGGGACGTACCCCATCGAGCTGCCGTCGCAGGACCGGCTCGGCAAGCACCTGCTGGAGCAGAACGAGCTGCCGCTCGGCCCGCCCGAGGACGGACTCGCCACCCTGGTCCAGGGGACCGGTGGCTCGAACGCGCTGGAGCACCCGTGA
- a CDS encoding Ada metal-binding domain-containing protein gives MTTTLPQDDLPAWIDRDVAYRAVSGRDPRYDGRLYLGVTSTGVYCRPSCPARTPRPDNCRYYRSAAAAVAAGFRACRRCRPDALPGSREWDARADLAAQAVRAIASGVVDEVGVEGLAERLHVSARHLQRVVVAEMGAGPAQIARSRRAQLARHLLDETTLPMADVAFAAGFASVRQFNDVMRATFGAAPRALRTRRRAAAAQPGPAGRDAPAARRGGGTRPAATGGRPGGASDVPRPGRPSTRRT, from the coding sequence GTGACCACGACACTCCCGCAGGACGACCTGCCTGCCTGGATCGACCGTGACGTCGCGTACCGGGCCGTCAGCGGCCGGGACCCGCGCTACGACGGCCGGCTGTACCTCGGCGTGACCTCCACCGGCGTCTACTGCCGCCCGTCCTGCCCGGCGCGGACGCCGCGTCCGGACAACTGCCGCTACTACCGCTCCGCGGCCGCGGCCGTCGCCGCGGGCTTCCGGGCCTGCCGCCGCTGCCGGCCCGACGCGCTCCCCGGCAGCAGGGAGTGGGACGCCCGCGCCGACCTCGCCGCGCAGGCGGTCCGCGCGATCGCGTCGGGGGTCGTCGACGAGGTCGGCGTCGAGGGCCTCGCGGAGCGCCTGCACGTCAGCGCCCGGCACCTGCAGCGGGTGGTCGTCGCGGAGATGGGGGCAGGGCCCGCGCAGATCGCCCGGAGCCGACGGGCACAGCTCGCGCGGCACCTGCTGGACGAGACCACCCTGCCGATGGCGGACGTCGCGTTCGCGGCCGGGTTCGCGAGCGTCCGCCAGTTCAACGACGTCATGCGCGCGACGTTCGGCGCCGCGCCCCGCGCGCTGCGCACCCGGCGCCGGGCCGCCGCCGCGCAGCCCGGACCCGCGGGGCGGGACGCCCCGGCCGCTCGTCGCGGCGGCGGGACGCGGCCCGCGGCGACCGGCGGGCGGCCCGGCGGCGCGTCGGACGTCCCCCGGCCCGGTCGCCCGTCGACGCGGCGCACCTGA
- a CDS encoding BldC family transcriptional regulator, with product MSAPHTENEILLTPSEVATLFRVDPKTVTRWAKSGKLSSIRTLGGHRRYRETEVRELLGGIPGQRDSDS from the coding sequence GTGTCCGCCCCCCACACCGAGAACGAGATCCTGCTGACCCCGTCCGAGGTCGCCACGCTGTTCCGCGTCGACCCCAAGACGGTCACCCGCTGGGCCAAGTCCGGCAAGCTGTCCTCGATCCGCACGCTCGGCGGGCACCGCCGGTACCGCGAGACCGAGGTGCGCGAGCTGCTCGGGGGCATCCCGGGCCAGCGCGACAGCGACTCCTGA
- the purM gene encoding phosphoribosylformylglycinamidine cyclo-ligase, protein MTESITYAAAGVDTEAGDKAVELMKDAVRATHGPQVLGGVGGFAGLFDASALVGYRRPLLATSTDGVGTKVAIAQAMDVHDTIGFDLVGMVVDDIVVVGAKPLFMTDYIACGRVVPERIADVVRGIAAACSVAGTALVGGETAEHPGLLGPDEYDVAGAATGVVEADGLLGPERVRAGDVLVALGSSGLHSNGYSLVRRVVEVAGWSLDRDVPELGRTLGAELLEPTRVYAADCLALVERAAGGVHAFSHVTGGGLAANVARVLPAGLVADVPRGSWTLPPVFSLVQAAGGVPWTDLERTLNLGVGMVAVVDAAEADAVREHAAELGLTAWHLGEVRALDPERDTAALGADLVAGTKGVQGGAVRLSGSYRTV, encoded by the coding sequence GTGACCGAGAGCATCACCTACGCCGCCGCCGGCGTGGACACCGAGGCGGGCGACAAGGCCGTCGAGCTGATGAAGGACGCCGTGCGCGCGACGCACGGCCCGCAGGTGCTGGGCGGCGTCGGCGGCTTCGCCGGGCTGTTCGACGCGTCCGCGCTGGTGGGGTACCGCCGGCCGCTGCTGGCGACCTCGACGGACGGGGTCGGCACCAAGGTCGCGATCGCGCAGGCGATGGACGTGCACGACACCATCGGGTTCGACCTGGTCGGCATGGTGGTCGACGACATCGTGGTCGTGGGCGCGAAGCCGCTGTTCATGACCGACTACATCGCGTGCGGGCGGGTCGTCCCGGAGCGGATCGCCGACGTCGTGCGCGGCATCGCCGCGGCCTGCTCCGTGGCCGGGACGGCGCTGGTCGGCGGCGAGACCGCGGAGCACCCCGGTCTGCTCGGCCCGGACGAGTACGACGTCGCGGGTGCGGCGACCGGTGTGGTGGAGGCCGACGGCCTGCTCGGCCCGGAGCGGGTGCGCGCGGGGGACGTGCTGGTCGCCCTCGGGTCCTCCGGCTTGCACTCGAACGGGTACTCCCTGGTGCGCCGCGTCGTCGAGGTCGCCGGCTGGTCGCTGGACCGCGACGTCCCGGAGCTCGGGCGCACGCTGGGCGCGGAGCTGCTCGAGCCGACCCGGGTGTACGCGGCCGACTGCCTGGCGCTCGTGGAGCGGGCCGCGGGCGGGGTGCACGCGTTCAGCCACGTGACCGGCGGGGGGCTGGCGGCCAACGTCGCGCGCGTGCTGCCGGCCGGGCTGGTGGCCGACGTGCCGCGCGGGTCGTGGACGCTGCCGCCCGTGTTCTCGCTGGTGCAGGCCGCCGGCGGGGTGCCGTGGACGGACCTCGAGCGCACGCTGAACCTCGGCGTCGGCATGGTCGCGGTGGTCGACGCCGCAGAGGCCGACGCCGTGCGGGAGCACGCGGCCGAGCTCGGGCTGACCGCCTGGCACCTGGGCGAGGTGCGCGCGCTGGACCCGGAGCGGGACACGGCGGCGCTGGGTGCGGACCTCGTGGCCGGCACCAAGGGCGTGCAGGGCGGCGCAGTCCGGCTGAGCGGCAGCTACCGCACGGTCTGA
- a CDS encoding DUF3618 domain-containing protein: MSDSTPKPSIADLESEIVLTRAELAGTADALAARLSPKRQVADARAGAEKLLRDAVGTDPAADPANRGRARAVLAAGVGGLALLVVLAVRR, encoded by the coding sequence ATGAGCGACTCCACGCCCAAGCCGTCCATCGCGGACCTGGAGAGCGAGATCGTGCTGACCCGCGCGGAGCTCGCCGGCACGGCGGACGCGCTCGCCGCGCGGCTGAGCCCGAAGCGCCAGGTGGCCGACGCCCGCGCGGGTGCGGAGAAGCTGCTGCGCGACGCGGTCGGCACGGACCCGGCCGCCGACCCCGCGAACCGGGGGCGTGCCCGCGCCGTGCTGGCCGCGGGCGTGGGCGGGCTGGCGCTGCTGGTGGTGCTGGCGGTCCGGCGCTGA
- a CDS encoding AlkA N-terminal domain-containing protein — MRHRPPYDARAWFAHVERRAVPGLEVADASGGAFTVRRLVPAAHGPAAATVRLADDGSRVDLDLGLASLGDLAAVVGRVRRWLDLDADPALVAAVLAEDAALAPLVAARPGLRVPGTVDGYELAVRAVLGQQVSVGAARTLTGRVVAAYGSPGPGGLRAFPAAERLAAVPVAELRALGLTGSRAATVLAVAGAVAAGLRLDPSADRVAARHALLALPGVGPWTAEYVALRALADPDAFPDGDLVLRRAAGRYLGGGSDALPARGLRDRAARWRPWRGYAAQHLWTATAADDGP, encoded by the coding sequence CTGCGCCACCGGCCGCCGTACGACGCCCGCGCGTGGTTCGCTCACGTCGAGCGGCGGGCCGTGCCCGGCCTGGAGGTCGCGGACGCGTCGGGGGGTGCGTTCACCGTTCGGCGGCTCGTGCCGGCCGCGCACGGTCCGGCCGCGGCGACGGTGCGGCTCGCGGACGACGGCTCGCGCGTCGACCTGGACCTCGGGCTCGCCTCGCTCGGCGACCTGGCTGCGGTCGTCGGGCGCGTGCGGCGGTGGCTGGACCTGGACGCCGACCCCGCGCTGGTCGCGGCGGTGCTGGCGGAGGACGCCGCCCTCGCCCCCCTCGTGGCGGCACGCCCGGGTCTGCGGGTGCCCGGGACGGTCGACGGGTACGAGCTCGCCGTCCGCGCGGTGCTGGGGCAGCAGGTGTCGGTGGGGGCCGCCCGGACGCTCACGGGCCGGGTCGTCGCGGCGTACGGCTCCCCGGGGCCCGGCGGCCTGCGCGCGTTCCCGGCGGCGGAGCGCCTCGCCGCGGTCCCCGTGGCGGAGCTCCGCGCCCTCGGCCTGACGGGGTCGCGCGCGGCGACCGTGCTGGCGGTGGCGGGTGCGGTGGCGGCCGGCCTGCGGCTGGACCCGTCGGCCGACAGGGTCGCGGCGCGGCACGCTCTGCTGGCGCTGCCCGGCGTCGGGCCGTGGACGGCGGAGTACGTCGCGCTGCGGGCGCTGGCCGACCCGGACGCGTTCCCCGACGGCGACCTGGTGCTCCGCCGCGCGGCCGGCCGGTACCTGGGCGGTGGGTCCGACGCGCTCCCGGCACGCGGGCTGCGCGACCGCGCCGCCCGCTGGCGGCCGTGGCGGGGCTACGCCGCGCAGCACCTGTGGACCGCCACCGCGGCGGACGACGGGCCGTGA
- a CDS encoding DUF3073 domain-containing protein, with the protein MGRGRQKAKQTKVARELKYFSPDTNYRALEQELNGRRSDLVTDSRQDSDDEGDDYSRWPDER; encoded by the coding sequence ATGGGGCGCGGCCGTCAGAAGGCTAAGCAGACGAAGGTGGCCCGGGAGCTGAAGTACTTCAGCCCTGACACCAACTACCGGGCCCTCGAGCAGGAGCTCAACGGGCGCCGCAGCGACCTCGTCACCGACAGCCGACAGGACTCCGACGACGAGGGTGACGACTACTCTCGCTGGCCCGACGAGCGCTGA
- a CDS encoding FMN reductase gives MTQRTIVALSAGLGRPSSTRLLADRLAEATATELADRGDLAEVRVVELRDHAHEIVDAMLTGFPPPALAEVIEAVTGADAVIAVTPLFTTTYSGLFKSFVDVLDKDALVGMPVLLGATGGTARHSLALEYSVRPLFTYLRADVATTSVFAATDDWASGATAGEPNPLPARIRRAGAELAATVAARGTRGPQDPFAGAPSFADLLGG, from the coding sequence ATGACCCAGCGCACGATCGTCGCGCTGTCGGCCGGTCTCGGCCGGCCGTCGTCCACCCGCCTGCTCGCCGACCGGCTCGCCGAGGCGACCGCGACCGAGCTCGCCGACCGCGGCGACCTCGCGGAGGTCCGCGTCGTCGAGCTGCGCGACCACGCCCACGAGATCGTCGACGCGATGCTCACCGGCTTCCCGCCGCCCGCGCTCGCGGAGGTCATCGAGGCCGTCACCGGCGCGGACGCGGTCATCGCCGTCACGCCGCTGTTCACCACCACGTACTCCGGCCTGTTCAAGTCGTTCGTCGACGTGCTCGACAAGGACGCGCTGGTCGGGATGCCGGTGCTGCTCGGCGCGACCGGCGGCACCGCCCGGCACTCGCTGGCGCTCGAGTACTCGGTACGCCCGCTGTTCACCTACCTGCGGGCCGACGTCGCGACCACGTCGGTGTTCGCCGCGACCGACGACTGGGCGTCGGGCGCCACCGCCGGCGAGCCCAACCCGCTGCCGGCGCGCATCCGCCGCGCGGGCGCCGAGCTCGCCGCCACGGTCGCCGCCCGCGGGACGCGCGGGCCGCAGGACCCGTTCGCCGGCGCGCCGAGCTTCGCGGACCTGCTCGGAGGCTGA
- a CDS encoding phage holin family protein, giving the protein MTTTSGSGSGPDQQSVGQLISRLAEQSARLVRAEIDLAKAELAQKAKAAGIGAGLLAGAAFLGFFTFVVLLTTVILALSEAVPPWLAALIVLVVLAAGTAVLGLLGVKSLQKSTPPAPEKAVAGIKEDAETVSRSVKEGLRR; this is encoded by the coding sequence ATGACGACGACATCGGGCAGCGGGTCCGGCCCGGACCAGCAGTCTGTCGGCCAGCTCATCAGCCGCCTCGCCGAGCAGTCCGCCCGGCTCGTGCGTGCCGAGATCGACCTCGCGAAGGCCGAGCTGGCCCAGAAGGCGAAGGCCGCCGGCATCGGCGCGGGGCTGCTGGCCGGGGCCGCGTTCCTGGGCTTCTTCACGTTCGTCGTGCTGCTGACCACCGTGATCCTCGCGCTGAGCGAGGCGGTGCCCCCGTGGCTCGCCGCGCTGATCGTGCTGGTGGTGCTCGCCGCCGGCACGGCCGTGCTGGGGCTGCTGGGCGTCAAGAGCCTGCAGAAGAGCACGCCGCCCGCCCCGGAGAAGGCCGTGGCCGGCATCAAGGAGGACGCCGAGACGGTGTCCCGGTCCGTCAAGGAGGGCCTGCGCCGATGA
- a CDS encoding CrcB family protein — MRQDGPVPGGPAPGPPSSLPQEPATSRPSAVPASAGGPPASSPPAASVRPAHRRAGLALLVAAGGAAGSLGRYGLAQALPVQHGWPVATLTANLVGAFLLGVLLEALGRRGPETPGVLRARLALGTGVLGGFTTFSSLALETERLLAEGAAGTALAYAGATLVAGVACAAAGVAVVGLVARVRGGRA, encoded by the coding sequence GTGCGTCAGGATGGCCCCGTCCCGGGCGGTCCCGCTCCCGGCCCGCCGTCCTCCCTCCCGCAGGAGCCCGCCACGTCCCGTCCGTCCGCCGTCCCCGCCTCGGCGGGCGGTCCCCCCGCGTCCTCCCCGCCGGCAGCGTCCGTCCGCCCGGCGCACCGTCGTGCGGGGCTCGCGCTCCTGGTCGCGGCGGGCGGCGCGGCCGGCTCGCTCGGGCGCTACGGCCTCGCGCAGGCGCTGCCGGTGCAGCACGGCTGGCCGGTGGCCACGCTGACGGCGAACCTCGTGGGCGCGTTCCTGCTCGGGGTGCTGCTCGAGGCGCTCGGCCGGCGCGGCCCGGAGACGCCGGGGGTGCTGCGGGCGCGGCTCGCGCTCGGCACGGGGGTGCTGGGCGGCTTCACGACGTTCTCGTCCCTGGCGCTCGAGACGGAGCGGCTGCTCGCGGAGGGTGCGGCGGGCACGGCGCTCGCCTACGCGGGCGCGACCCTGGTGGCCGGTGTCGCGTGCGCGGCGGCGGGGGTCGCCGTGGTGGGCCTGGTCGCCCGGGTCCGCGGAGGACGCGCGTGA
- a CDS encoding SpoIIE family protein phosphatase: MTEHVLVPPGEPVDLDNCAREPIHIPGSVQPRGYLLVVREAGAVVLQCSANATELLGPGVDGVLGRPLPEVLGEPAARVVLEQVAALADHRTRNPGLVQVGAGDGAVVMDVVVHRPPPATASDPGPVFVVELEPADGPRPLTYGSTYELVRDAIADLNGAGTLEGLYDRAARHVRSLTGFDRVMIYRFDAEYNGEVVAEARRDDLEPFLGLHYPASDIPPQARAMYEKSWVRLISDVDYVPVPVVPVDEPLSGRPLDLTYATLRSVSPIHCEYLRNMGVRASMSISLLRDGRLWGMVACHHYAGPHAPSYGVRAASEFLGVALSARLVAQVEEDLLAESRRASGVLARLVGASRDEDVRLAQALTRTGDLLELVPADGVVVCAGGDLATRGRVPDDEACHRLAAWGSALGDGVVATDRLAGEPGAPEPPGVAGVVAFALPDGGTVVWVRDEVVRTVDWGGDPQGKVTVQEEGGVRLGPRTSFALWREHVRGRSLPWDGRHAGNAADLRNHLVEALFRRGRAEVGAARALQRTLLPTTLPVVPGWAVDARYEPSGSGQVGGDWYDVLVLGDGRLALAVGDVTGHGLPAAAAMGQLRNAVRAYLLDAAPPSVVLGRVGRLARWTLPGQMATLALAVLDPATGVVEHASAGHLPPLVVRADGTAAWRRPLGSPLVGLLEGDPRSESLVLEPGDALLLLTDGLIERRGESLRVAMERTVEHVGTPRAGGLADLAARLRSPGSDDDATLLLLTRG, from the coding sequence GTGACGGAGCACGTCCTCGTCCCTCCCGGGGAGCCGGTCGACCTCGACAACTGCGCGCGCGAGCCCATCCACATCCCCGGCTCGGTGCAGCCGCGCGGCTACCTGCTCGTGGTGCGCGAGGCCGGCGCCGTCGTGCTGCAGTGCTCCGCGAACGCGACGGAGCTGCTCGGCCCGGGCGTCGACGGGGTGCTCGGCCGCCCGCTCCCGGAGGTGCTGGGGGAGCCCGCCGCGCGCGTGGTGCTCGAGCAGGTCGCCGCGCTCGCGGACCACCGCACCCGCAACCCCGGACTCGTGCAGGTCGGCGCCGGCGACGGCGCGGTGGTCATGGACGTGGTGGTGCACCGCCCGCCGCCCGCCACGGCGTCCGACCCGGGGCCGGTGTTCGTCGTCGAGCTCGAGCCCGCGGACGGCCCGCGCCCCCTGACGTACGGCAGCACGTACGAGCTGGTCCGCGACGCGATCGCCGACCTGAACGGGGCCGGGACGCTCGAGGGGCTGTACGACCGGGCGGCCCGGCACGTGCGCAGCCTCACCGGGTTCGACCGCGTGATGATCTACCGGTTCGACGCCGAGTACAACGGCGAGGTGGTGGCGGAGGCGCGCCGGGACGACCTCGAGCCGTTCCTCGGGCTGCACTACCCGGCCTCCGACATCCCGCCGCAGGCGCGGGCGATGTACGAGAAGAGCTGGGTCCGGCTGATCTCCGACGTCGACTACGTGCCCGTCCCGGTGGTGCCCGTCGACGAGCCGCTGAGCGGGCGCCCGCTGGACCTCACGTACGCCACGCTGCGCAGCGTCTCGCCGATCCACTGCGAGTACCTGCGCAACATGGGCGTGCGCGCGTCGATGTCGATCTCGCTGCTGCGCGACGGGCGGCTGTGGGGCATGGTCGCCTGCCACCACTACGCCGGCCCCCACGCGCCGTCGTACGGCGTGCGGGCCGCCTCCGAGTTCCTCGGCGTGGCGCTGTCGGCGCGGCTCGTGGCCCAGGTCGAGGAGGACCTGCTGGCGGAGTCGCGGCGCGCGTCCGGGGTGCTCGCCCGCCTGGTCGGCGCGAGCCGCGACGAGGACGTGCGCCTCGCCCAGGCGCTCACCCGCACCGGGGACCTCCTGGAGCTGGTGCCGGCGGACGGCGTCGTCGTGTGCGCCGGCGGCGACCTCGCGACCCGCGGCCGGGTGCCGGACGACGAGGCGTGCCACAGGCTCGCGGCGTGGGGGAGCGCGCTCGGCGACGGCGTCGTGGCGACCGACCGGCTCGCCGGGGAGCCCGGTGCGCCGGAGCCGCCGGGCGTCGCCGGCGTGGTGGCGTTCGCCCTCCCGGACGGCGGCACCGTCGTCTGGGTCCGCGACGAGGTCGTGCGGACGGTCGACTGGGGCGGCGACCCGCAGGGCAAGGTCACCGTGCAGGAGGAGGGCGGCGTCCGGCTCGGCCCGCGGACGTCGTTCGCGCTGTGGCGGGAGCACGTCCGGGGTCGCTCGCTGCCCTGGGACGGCCGGCACGCCGGGAACGCCGCGGACCTGCGCAACCACCTCGTCGAGGCGCTGTTCCGCCGGGGCCGGGCCGAGGTGGGTGCCGCGCGCGCCCTGCAGCGCACGCTGCTGCCGACGACCCTGCCCGTCGTGCCCGGGTGGGCGGTGGACGCCCGGTACGAACCGTCCGGCTCCGGCCAGGTGGGCGGCGACTGGTACGACGTCCTGGTGCTCGGCGACGGCCGGCTGGCGCTGGCCGTCGGCGACGTCACGGGGCACGGGCTGCCCGCGGCCGCGGCGATGGGCCAGCTCCGCAACGCGGTGCGCGCGTACCTGCTGGACGCCGCCCCGCCGTCGGTCGTGCTGGGGCGGGTCGGGCGGCTGGCGCGCTGGACGCTGCCGGGGCAGATGGCCACCCTGGCGCTCGCGGTGCTCGACCCGGCGACCGGCGTCGTCGAGCACGCCTCCGCCGGGCACCTGCCGCCGCTCGTGGTCCGCGCGGACGGCACCGCGGCGTGGCGGCGTCCGCTGGGTTCGCCGCTGGTCGGCCTGCTGGAGGGCGACCCGCGCTCCGAGTCGCTGGTGCTCGAGCCGGGCGACGCCCTGCTGCTGCTCACGGACGGGCTCATCGAGCGGCGCGGCGAGTCGCTCCGGGTCGCGATGGAGCGCACGGTCGAGCACGTCGGCACGCCCCGGGCCGGAGGCCTCGCGGACCTCGCGGCCCGGCTGCGCAGCCCCGGGTCGGACGACGACGCGACGCTGCTGCTGCTCACGCGGGGCTGA
- a CDS encoding methylated-DNA--[protein]-cysteine S-methyltransferase, giving the protein MTTTEPATAGPLTTAPSAPPVPQHPAGSAPAGAGPLLATTFATPAGELAVLLTPEGVVRAAGFAPVAAMAARLPAATAVRGHRVVAAQDLSREGDGPARVADAVARYAAGEPTALDAVPVEQAGGPFQQRAWQAMRAIPPGRTVTYAELALAAGSPTAVRAAGSACARNLVAPFVPCHRVLRTGGTLGGYYYGLEVKRALLALEARG; this is encoded by the coding sequence ATGACGACCACCGAGCCCGCGACGGCCGGGCCCCTCACGACCGCTCCCTCGGCGCCGCCCGTCCCGCAGCACCCCGCCGGGTCCGCGCCGGCCGGTGCCGGACCGCTGCTCGCCACGACCTTCGCGACCCCCGCGGGAGAGCTCGCGGTGCTGCTCACCCCCGAGGGCGTGGTGCGCGCGGCCGGGTTCGCGCCCGTGGCGGCGATGGCGGCCCGGCTGCCGGCCGCCACCGCGGTGCGGGGCCACCGCGTCGTGGCCGCGCAGGACCTGTCCCGGGAGGGAGACGGCCCGGCGCGGGTGGCGGACGCGGTCGCCCGCTACGCGGCGGGGGAGCCGACCGCGCTCGACGCGGTGCCCGTGGAGCAGGCCGGCGGACCGTTCCAGCAGCGGGCGTGGCAGGCGATGCGGGCCATCCCCCCGGGCCGCACCGTCACCTACGCGGAGCTCGCGCTGGCCGCGGGCAGCCCGACGGCCGTCCGGGCGGCGGGCTCGGCGTGCGCCCGGAACCTCGTCGCGCCGTTCGTGCCGTGCCACCGGGTGCTCCGGACGGGCGGGACGCTCGGCGGCTACTACTACGGGCTCGAGGTCAAGCGCGCGCTCCTCGCGCTCGAGGCGCGGGGCTGA